The Amblyomma americanum isolate KBUSLIRL-KWMA chromosome 6, ASM5285725v1, whole genome shotgun sequence genome has a window encoding:
- the LOC144095313 gene encoding facilitated trehalose transporter Tret1-like, which yields MPYIERESWYTVAKRPPENRWIVSVLLLGASAGALLSGLPLWFLGNRRTLLLCLLLLAASWLALAMSDNTGVLVAARAACGVWLGLTTIGASLYVAEVAPPEKRALFMGLAEVATSGGILASYALTGASWRVQATVWALAPLPLLGAQRVLVECPRWLLARGRLEEVDTAAARLYGFHVPQELKPRRQQLDIKETVPARGQTRRLTTCLLLQVLQGATCAQLFFCRALQTMGFLVKDMQGPWATLITTTMHVSFVALFSSLTRVTGRRELLVVSALLEVFCFCAFPPFEHLAMSEWSMPSDEGEVSWSAVYSVNLVVLSYSVGLCHVPALFTAELCSGSRWLRHLGAPIAWATRWLLVFLLVQFNDPVVALMRRKHAHLVAAAALAVLICALAFLLPETEGQTLNDIERAG from the exons ATGCCTTACATCGAGCGTGAGTCCTGGTACACCGTGGCTAAGAGGCCACCTGAAAACCGCTGGATCGTCAGTGTGCTGCTGCTAGGGGCCTCCGCTGGCGCGCTTCTTTCAG GGCTGCCGCTGTGGTTCCTGGGCAATCGGAGGACGCTGCTCCTGTGCCTCCTGCTTTTGGCTGCCTCGTGGCTTGCGCTCGCCATGTCTGACAACACTGGCGTGCTGGTCGCGGCAAGGGCGGCATGCGGCGTGTGGCTAGGCTTGACCACCATCGGCGCCAGCCTCTACGTGGCCGAGGTGGCACCTCCCGAGAAGAGAGCCTTGTTCATGGGTCTCGCCGAG GTGGCCACCAGCGGCGGCATCCTGGCGAGTTACGCTCTGACCGGCGCCTCATGGCGCGTGCAAGCGACGGTGTGGGCTCTGGCACCTCTGCCTCTGCTGGGAGCGCAGCGTGTCTTGGTCGAGTGCCCGCGCTGGCTCTTGGCGCGTGGCCGCCTTGAGGAGGTAGACACGGCCGCCGCGCGCCTCTACGGTTTCCACGTGCCGCAGGAGCTGAAGCCAAGGCGCCAGCAGCTGGACATCAAGGAAACAGTTCCCGCCAGGGGACAAACGAG ACGGCTGACCACCTGTCTGCTCCTCCAAGTGCTGCAAGGGGCCACTTGTGCTCAGCTGTTCTTCTGCCGAGCCCTCCAAACCATGGGGTTTCTCGTGAAGGACATGCAGGGACCGTGGGCCACACTCATCACGACGACCATGCACGTGTCTTTCGTCGCCCTCTTCAGCTCCCTGACCCGCGTCACGGGGCGCCGGGAGCTCCTGGTCGTGTCTGCGCTGCTGGAGGTCTTCTGCTTCTGCGCGTTTCCACCATTCGAGCATCTCGCCATGAG CGAGTGGTCGATGCCGTCTGACGAAGGAGAGGTGAGCTGGAGTGCCGTGTACTCGGTTAATCTGGTGGTGCTCAGCTACTCGGTCGGTCTCTGCCACGTTCCGGCGCTGTTCACGGCCGAGCTCTGCTCGGGATCCAGATGGCTTCGCCACCTGGGCGCCCCGATCGCCTGGGCCACGCGCTGGCTGCTCGTCTTCCTCCTGGTCCAGTTCAACGACCCCGTCGTGGCGCTCATGCGCCGAAAGCACGCGCATTTGGTGGCGGCTGCCGCCCTGGCGGTGCTCATCTGTGCGCTGGCCTTTCTACTGCCCGAGACCGAAGGCCAGACGCTGAACGATATTGAGCGGGCTggctga
- the LOC144094754 gene encoding facilitated trehalose transporter Tret1-like — protein sequence MASPMRSKTSLAAPSSAMISASSEPAASSSLPFNAAMERLRKLCPSAVGGTPVTDVETSLHRGDHVRAMAIACLASLASGTALGHASVTMPSIEREYWYSLERSPPQNRWVADILLVGAAAGALLSGLLLRLVGHRRTLMLSAIGQFGAWISLFVSNHVAMLLVGRALCGFWLGVTTNCASLYVCDVAPPAKRSLFGGLTEQVAMNMGALSAYSLSGFKWEIQAILCAMAPLPVLAMHHHVIESPLWLRARGRGHDADTAVTQLYGMDPPPEFRCRRQTRSEVHLDGTLLRWRKEAKMVSLCLMVNLVQNLSFIQLLLLRAVQIMEPLVSTLSAHEAAVLMVLLHVSWAALFATLTHVAGRRRLLGASAVLVAAVIVTLRPLEHLVFRQWTTEEVPTATQWDAVISVSLLALGHSVGLCHLPSLLTSELLPLNRWRFLGASCVWSFRWLVAFALVHGDHQVLRIDEYQGSTVAYSLTLVLITGAAVVYMPETDGRSLEDIDRYQ from the exons ATGGCGTCGCCAATGAGGTCCAAGAC TTCGCTGGCCGCACCGTCGTCGGCGATGATCTCCGCGAGCAGCGAGCCCGCGGCGTCCTCGTCTCTGCCCTTCAACGCCGCCATGGAGCGACTGCGCAAGTTGTGTCCCTCGGCCGTAGGTGGCACTCCTGTCACCGACGTGGAGACCTCGCTGCACCGGGGAGACCACGTGCGTGCCATGGCGATCGCCTGCCTAGCCTCCCTGGCGTCCGGCACCGCGCTGGGCCACGCCTCTGTGACCATGCCTTCCATCGAGCGCGAGTACTGGTACAGCCTGGAACGCAGCCCCCCGCAGAACCGCTGGGTCGCCGACATACTGCTAGTCGGGGCTGCGGCAGGAGCGCTGCTGTCCG GGCTCCTGCTTCGCCTGGTGGGCCACCGGAGGACGCTGATGTTGTCCGCGATCGGCCAGTTCGGCGCGTGGATCTCTCTCTTCGTGTCCAACCATGTCGCCATGCTGCTCGTCGGCAGAGCTCTGTGCGGCTTCTGGCTGGGTGTCACCACCAACTGCGCTAGCCTCTACGTGTGCGATGTGGCTCCTCCTGCGAAGAGATCCTTGTTCGGCGGCCTCACGGAG CAGGTTGCCATGAACATGGGGGCGCTATCAGCCTATTCGTTGAGTGGATTCAAGTGGGAGATCCAGGCGATCCTGTGCGCAATGGCGCCCCTCCCGGTGTTGGCGATGCACCACCACGTCATCGAGAGCCCTCTCTGGCTCCGAGCTCGCGGCAGGGGCCACGACGCAGACACGGCCGTGACACAGCTGTACGGCATGGACCCGCCGCCGGAGTTCAGGTGCAGGAGGCAGACACGAAGCGAGGTTCACCTGGACGGGACTTTGCTGCGCTGGCGGAAGGAGGCCAA GATGGTGTCCCTGTGCCTGATGGTGAACCTGGTGCAGAACCTGTCCTTCATTCAGCTCCTACTACTGCGAGCGGTGCAGATCATGGAACCGCTGGTGTCCACACTGTCTGCACACGAGGCCGCTGTCCTGATGGTCTTACTGCACGTGTCCTGGGCAGCTTTATTCGCTACTCTGACGCACGTAGCGGGTCGCCGCCGTTTGCTCGGTGCTTCTGCCGTGCTGGTGGCCGCAGTTATCGTAACCTTGCGGCCCCTCGAGCACCTGGTCTTCAG GCAATGGACGACAGAGGAGGTGCCCACTGCGACCCAGTGGGACGCCGTGATCTCGGTCAGCCTGCTGGCCCTCGGCCACTCAGTGGGGCTGTGCCACTTGCCGTCGCTGCTGACCAGCGAGCTGCTGCCCCTCAACAGGTGGCGCTTCCTGGGCGCCTCGTGCGTCTGGAGCTTCCGTTGGCTCGTAGCGTTCGCGCTGGTTCATGGCGACCACCAAGTGCTGCGCATCGACGAGTACCAGGGGTCGACTGTGGCCTACAGCCTGACGCTGGTGCTCATTACTGGCGCCGCTGTGGTCTACATGCCGGAGACTGACGGACGCTCTCTTGAAGATATCGACCGCTACCAGTGA